The Phaeobacter gallaeciensis DSM 26640 genomic sequence TTTTGGGAAAGGTGACGCGGGCGGCGCGCGCAGCACCTGACCTGGACTGAAGGCTTGCGCGTGGCGGGCGGCCCGGCAATGGTGAGGCATTTGCTGTTGAGTTGACGTGATCATGCCCATTCCCCCCTCGTCTGAGGCACCTGCGGGTGCAGTGACTGCCCGCCTGATGTTCCTGCTGCTGTTGTTCTGCGGCACGATCTGCACCGCGATGATTGTGCCTTTCATGAGCTATTTTCTGGTCAAGGGACTGGGCTATGAGCCCTGGGTCATCAGCGTTTACGCGGGGATGGCGATCAGCCTGACGCTGGCGGCCAACCGGCAATTTGCCCGCCGCATTGATGCTGGCGCGCGGGTGTTTCCGCTGGTCGGACTGGCGGCAGCGGGGTTTGTGTTTGCCGCCGGATCACTGGCGCTGATGCCGACGCTCTGGGTGGTGCTGAGTGCCGGGGTGCTGGGGTTTGGGATCAGCTCCAGCGCGGTCTCCACCATGTTCAGCCTCGGCGGCAGTATCGCTGAGCGGCAGGCGATGGACCGGGTGCGGTTCAATGCGCATATGCGGGCCACCACCTCGACCGCTTGGATGATTGGCCCGGCTGTAACGTTTCTGATTGCGGATGGCTTTGGGCTGCGGGCGGTGTTTGTGATGGCAGTCGCAGTGTCGATGGTCTGGATCGGTTTGTGGTGGTTTACACTGCCCCGTGACATCACCGCGATGCCGGGCCGTGCGCCCGCAAAAGATATTTCCGGTCGGATCGCAGTGGCGCCGCAGGGGTTGTGGCTGGCTGCCGGGTTTGTCTTCTGCCTCTCCACTGCGCATTCGTTGACGTTTTCCGCCTTGCCGATCTTCTATGTGCAGGAGGTGGGCTTGCCTGGTTATGCGCCTGGATTTGCCTTCAGCGTGAAGACGCTTGTCGAGGTGTTTGCCATCTTCTCAACCCCGTGGGTGATTGCGCGCATTGGCATGTGGCGGGCGCTGCTGGGGGTTACCGGCCTCGCCATCGTGACAATCCAGTTGTTGGCGGCGGTGCAGAGTTTTCCGCAGATGCTGGCGGGGGCGGCGCTTGAGGGGCTGTACTACGGGTTCTATGCCAGCCTTGGTATCAGCTATGTGCAGTCCTTTGCGCCGGACACACCCGCCCGCGCTACGGCGATTTACTGGAATACGCTGATGGTGAGCGGGGTGATGGCGGGCCCGGCTGTAGGGCTGATTGCACAGGCTTATGATTTTCAGACCGTGATCCGCTGTGCGTCGGTTGTGGCCCTTGTCGCGGGGGCTGTGCTGATGGCCGGGCGTCCCCCCAGACGCCAGCCTCTCTGAGCCATGGTGGAGGGGCGGGCCGGGGTGGCCCGCCGCAGGGAACCTTAGAACTGAACCATGAGACGGGTCAGCCCGTGGAAATGGTAGCTGTTGTTGTATTCCGGCGCGGCGGCCAGTGTCAGATCCGGACAACGCTCAAACAGGATCGGCAGGGCGATCTGCATTTCCATTCGCGCCAGCGGTGCGCCGACGCAGAAATGCAGCCCCGCGCCAAAGGAGGTGTTCACCTTTGCCGGGCGGGTGGGATCGAAGCGTTCGGGATCCTCCAGCATTTCGGGGTCGCGGTTGGCGGCAGCCAGCAGCAGGGCCACCTCATCTCCGCGCTGGAATGTATGACCGAAAAGCTCAATCTCTTCATAGGCGTAACGGGTGAACATATGCAGCGGCGGGTCGTAGCGCAGGATCTCCTCCACCAGACCGTCGATACCGTCAGGGGCAAGCCAGCTTTGGTCCCAGCCCTGTTGCAGCATGGTTTTGACGCCATTGCCCAGCGAATGCACCGTGGCCTCGTGCCCGGCATTGAGCAACAGGATGCAGGTACCGATCAGCTCATCCGTCGACAGGCTCTCGCCGTCTTCTTCTGCCTGGATGAGCCGGGTGATCAGATCCTCTCCCGGGGTTTTGCGGCGTTCGTCCACATAAGCGGTTAGGAAGTCGATGAATTCCTGGCTGGCCTTTGCAGCGGCATGTTCTGTCTCAACCGTCTTGGAGGCCTGATACATCGCCACCATCTTGTGCGACCAGTCCAAGAGCTGCGGCGCCATTTCGGTGGGCACACCCAAGAGGCGACAAATAGCGATCACCGGCACCTGCGTGCAATAGGTGGTCAGGAGATCAAAGGGCGCGTCCGTGGGGAAGGCATCGATCAACTCATGGCAGAGGGTGTCCAACCCCGGCGCCAGCGCTTTGATCTCGCGGCTGGTAAAGGCGCGGAGCACAAGCCGACGCAGGCGGGTGTGGCGGGGTGGTTCGGCATCCAGCAGCGAATGGGCCTCAACCTGCAGAAATGGGGCCAGATGGGCCGGGCTTTCGCGGGCCATCTCCGGCGGGATTTCGCGGCCAAAACGGCGGTCACGCAGCAGGGTATGCACGGCCGGGTGCGAAAAGGCCGCAACCATATTGTAGTCCTGCCAATGATGCAGATGTCCCATCGCGCGGGCCTCGGCATAAAAGCCGTAGGGCGATTGGACAAAATCGGGATCGGTGGGGGATTGGGTCAATGTCTTCATCCGCGCAGCTTTTGCCAAGGCGGCTGGTCAATGCAAGGGGGGCTTTGCTACTGTGCGGCCAATGACGCAATTTCACGCACATCGGTGGATCATTCTGGCGCTCCTTCTGGGGGCGGTCGCAGCTGTTGCGGGCGGTGTCTATCGGTTGGGCTATCGCCAAGCACTTGATTCGCTTGCCGAACGCAGTGCTGCGGATCTGGCGCTGGCCTCGGATCGGGTGACAACGCAGTTGCAGGTCTATCAAGAGCTGGCAGTTTTGATGGCCGATCACCCGACACTGAAGCGGCTGGATCGGGCCGAGGCAAGGCGGGCGGCGCAGGGGCTGTTGCGTGAGGTAGCGGATAAGACGGCGGCGCTGGATGTGTTCTTTGTCGACCGGGCGGGCCGGGTCGTGGTCGCCGCTGAGGGGGTGATGGGGCGCGATGTGACCCAGAGCGACTATTTCCACCGGGCGATGCAGGGGGCGCTGGGCACGGGCTACGGTGTGCTGCAACCGGATGGGCGGCGCGCTTATATCTATGCGGCACCGGATTTCGATGTGGATGGCCGGGTGCGCGGTGCCTTGGTGGTGGTCGCCGATGTTGAGGATGTGGAGCAGACTTGGCGCGGGTCGCTGCCAGCAGTGTTTTTCACCAACCGGGGCGGTGAGGTGTTCATTGCCAACCGGCGGGAGCTGTTGTTCTGGCAGCGCAGCACCGAGGGACCGGGATTGTCACCGCCGGACGGGCGACAGGTGGCACTTAGGTCATGGGCGGAGGGCGCGCACGAGATCTGGGATCTGCGCTGGTCGCCTTATCTGCCGGAACGTGCGTTGCATCAGGCGGTGGATCTGCCGCAGATCGGCATGGTGGGGGAGATCCTTGTGGATGTGTCTCCGGCGCAGCGGCTGGCGGGGCTGCAAGCGGCTGCGGTGGCGGCGATCGTGCTGGCGCTGGGGGCGATGCTGGTGCTGGCGCTTGAGCGGCGGCGCACCCTGGCCCAAGCCAATGCCGCGCTGGAAAGCCGGGTGGAGGCGCGCACGCAAGCGTTGTCGGCTACGAATATGCGGCTGACCCGCGAGGTACAGGAACGGCAGGAGGCCGAGGCGGCGCTAAAACGTGCGCAGGAGGAGCTGGTGCAGGCGGGCAAACTGTCGGCGCTCGGACAGATGTCGGCGGGGATCAGTCATGAGCTGAACCAGCCCTTGATGGCAATCCAGCAATATGCCGAAAACGGCGCGGCTTTTGTGGGGCGCGGCAAGCCGGAGCGGGCAGGCGAGAACCTTGACCGGATTGCGCAGATGGCCGGACGGATGGCGCGGATTATCAAGAACCTGCGCGCCTTTGCCCGCAACGAGAGTGAGCCGATGGGGCGGGTGGATCTGGGGCAGGTGATTGCCTCCGCGATTGAGCTGACGGAACCGCGCCTGCGTCAGGATGGCGTGCATTTGCATTGGCAGCCGCCTGCTGAGCCGGTTTTTGCCTGGGGCGGTGAAGTGCGCCTGTCGCAAGTGTTTGTGAACCTGATCAACAATGCCGCAGATGCGATGCTGGAGCAGGTCCAGCGCGAGATCCGGATTGCGATTGAGACAGGCGAGGGTGAGGCTGATGCGCGGCTTGCGGTGACTGTGCGCGACATTGGCCCGGGCCTGAAGGAGCCGGAAAAGATCTTTGATCCCTTCTACTCGACCAAGGCGGTGGGCAGTTCCGAGGGGATGGGTCTAGGGCTGTCGATCTCCTATGGGTTGGTGCAGAGCTTTGGTGGCCATATTCGCGGGATCAATACCGGCGATGGCGCGGAATTTACCGTGGAACTGGACCGCTGGCGCGAACGCCTAGGGGATGAAGCGCAACAAAAGGATGAGGTGGCATGACCAATCGGGTTTTGGTGGTGGATGATGATGCCGCCGTGCGGGGCGCATTGGGTCAGACGCTGGAGCTGGCGGAGTGCGATGCGATCACGGTTGGGTCCTTTGTGGCGGCCAAGGATCTGATCACGCCCGATTTTGACGGGGTGATCCTGTCCGATATGCGGATGCCGGGGCGCGATGGGTTTCATCTGCTGCGCTATGCGCGGGAGGTGGACAGCGAGCTGCCGGTGATCCTGCTGACCGGTGAGGGGGATATCCCGATGGCGGTGCAGGCAATGGCGGAGGGGGCGTTTGATTTCCTTGAGAAGCCCTGCGCCAGCGCGGATCTGATGGTGGTGGTGCGCCGGGCGTTGAAAACCCGTGCTTTGGTGCGGGAAAACCGGGCGCTGAAGTCGCGACTGGAGAGCGGCGATCCGGCAGCGCGGATGATCTTTGGCACCTCGTTGCAGATGGAGGAGCTCCGGGCACGGGCGCGCGGGGTTGCTGCCACCGGGGCTGAGGTGCTGGTGACCGGCGCGCCGGGCGGGGGGATTTCCAAGGTGGCGGAGGTCATTCACCTGATGTCGCCTCGGAGTCAGGGTCCGTTTGTGAAACGCCCGGCGGCGGGGCTCAGCCCGGATGGGTTTGCGGATCTGTGCCGCGCGGCGGCGGGCGGATCGCTTTATCTGGATGAAATCGCCGC encodes the following:
- a CDS encoding sensor histidine kinase codes for the protein MTQFHAHRWIILALLLGAVAAVAGGVYRLGYRQALDSLAERSAADLALASDRVTTQLQVYQELAVLMADHPTLKRLDRAEARRAAQGLLREVADKTAALDVFFVDRAGRVVVAAEGVMGRDVTQSDYFHRAMQGALGTGYGVLQPDGRRAYIYAAPDFDVDGRVRGALVVVADVEDVEQTWRGSLPAVFFTNRGGEVFIANRRELLFWQRSTEGPGLSPPDGRQVALRSWAEGAHEIWDLRWSPYLPERALHQAVDLPQIGMVGEILVDVSPAQRLAGLQAAAVAAIVLALGAMLVLALERRRTLAQANAALESRVEARTQALSATNMRLTREVQERQEAEAALKRAQEELVQAGKLSALGQMSAGISHELNQPLMAIQQYAENGAAFVGRGKPERAGENLDRIAQMAGRMARIIKNLRAFARNESEPMGRVDLGQVIASAIELTEPRLRQDGVHLHWQPPAEPVFAWGGEVRLSQVFVNLINNAADAMLEQVQREIRIAIETGEGEADARLAVTVRDIGPGLKEPEKIFDPFYSTKAVGSSEGMGLGLSISYGLVQSFGGHIRGINTGDGAEFTVELDRWRERLGDEAQQKDEVA
- a CDS encoding cytochrome P450 produces the protein MKTLTQSPTDPDFVQSPYGFYAEARAMGHLHHWQDYNMVAAFSHPAVHTLLRDRRFGREIPPEMARESPAHLAPFLQVEAHSLLDAEPPRHTRLRRLVLRAFTSREIKALAPGLDTLCHELIDAFPTDAPFDLLTTYCTQVPVIAICRLLGVPTEMAPQLLDWSHKMVAMYQASKTVETEHAAAKASQEFIDFLTAYVDERRKTPGEDLITRLIQAEEDGESLSTDELIGTCILLLNAGHEATVHSLGNGVKTMLQQGWDQSWLAPDGIDGLVEEILRYDPPLHMFTRYAYEEIELFGHTFQRGDEVALLLAAANRDPEMLEDPERFDPTRPAKVNTSFGAGLHFCVGAPLARMEMQIALPILFERCPDLTLAAAPEYNNSYHFHGLTRLMVQF
- a CDS encoding MFS transporter gives rise to the protein MPIPPSSEAPAGAVTARLMFLLLLFCGTICTAMIVPFMSYFLVKGLGYEPWVISVYAGMAISLTLAANRQFARRIDAGARVFPLVGLAAAGFVFAAGSLALMPTLWVVLSAGVLGFGISSSAVSTMFSLGGSIAERQAMDRVRFNAHMRATTSTAWMIGPAVTFLIADGFGLRAVFVMAVAVSMVWIGLWWFTLPRDITAMPGRAPAKDISGRIAVAPQGLWLAAGFVFCLSTAHSLTFSALPIFYVQEVGLPGYAPGFAFSVKTLVEVFAIFSTPWVIARIGMWRALLGVTGLAIVTIQLLAAVQSFPQMLAGAALEGLYYGFYASLGISYVQSFAPDTPARATAIYWNTLMVSGVMAGPAVGLIAQAYDFQTVIRCASVVALVAGAVLMAGRPPRRQPL
- a CDS encoding sigma-54-dependent transcriptional regulator translates to MTNRVLVVDDDAAVRGALGQTLELAECDAITVGSFVAAKDLITPDFDGVILSDMRMPGRDGFHLLRYAREVDSELPVILLTGEGDIPMAVQAMAEGAFDFLEKPCASADLMVVVRRALKTRALVRENRALKSRLESGDPAARMIFGTSLQMEELRARARGVAATGAEVLVTGAPGGGISKVAEVIHLMSPRSQGPFVKRPAAGLSPDGFADLCRAAAGGSLYLDEIAALPSETQYAMLEALEQGLDARVLVGSVADLAEAAAEGRFLADLFYRLDVMRVRIPALSERPEDIPVLFSHYVAQAAEQAGIATPDIPQEHLAALMAQDWPGNARSLMSAAMRFVLGMPEEAAQSAELGLAEQLAQVERSLLIAALGRQNGNASAAAKALKLPRKTFYDKLARYGIRPEDYRR